Proteins encoded by one window of Erysipelothrix rhusiopathiae:
- a CDS encoding energy-coupling factor transporter ATPase yields MSITFENVSYVYAPNSPFSHHALTDVSTTIETGKITAVIGATGSGKSTLVQHLNGLIQPTRGVVTILDHKIKANDKTRNLKQLRSKVGLVFQFPEMQLFEETIYKDVAFGPKNFGFNEEQIQENVSQSLNLVGIHPDIWKRSPLDLSGGQKRRVAIAGVLATNPDVIVLDEPTAGLDPQGSKDMMDLFVRLNQEMKKTVIMVTHDMDHVLRYADNVLVLNQGSVFYDGPVQDFFDDSNKLESLGFVAPKILQLKQLLQKNGFNSAQSLELDDIAKLIERDLK; encoded by the coding sequence ATGTCAATTACGTTCGAAAATGTAAGTTATGTTTATGCTCCTAATTCTCCCTTTTCTCATCATGCGTTGACGGATGTTAGCACTACAATTGAAACTGGAAAAATTACGGCCGTTATTGGAGCAACCGGAAGTGGTAAGTCCACTTTGGTCCAACACTTGAATGGGCTCATTCAACCCACAAGGGGTGTGGTAACTATTTTAGATCATAAAATCAAAGCAAACGATAAGACACGAAATTTGAAGCAATTACGCTCAAAAGTCGGTTTGGTATTTCAATTTCCTGAAATGCAACTTTTTGAAGAGACAATATACAAAGATGTGGCTTTTGGTCCTAAGAATTTTGGCTTTAATGAAGAACAAATTCAAGAAAATGTATCGCAGTCTTTAAATCTTGTAGGGATTCATCCTGATATATGGAAACGATCACCGCTTGATCTCTCAGGAGGGCAAAAACGCCGCGTTGCAATTGCAGGTGTTCTCGCTACTAATCCGGATGTAATTGTTCTTGATGAGCCCACAGCGGGTCTTGATCCTCAAGGGAGTAAAGATATGATGGATTTGTTTGTTCGTCTAAACCAAGAAATGAAGAAAACGGTTATTATGGTAACCCATGATATGGATCATGTTCTACGATATGCGGATAATGTTTTAGTGCTTAATCAAGGGAGTGTCTTTTACGATGGACCCGTTCAGGATTTCTTTGATGATTCAAATAAACTTGAATCATTGGGATTTGTAGCACCAAAAATCCTACAGTTGAAGCAATTACTTCAAAAGAATGGCTTTAACTCAGCCCAATCTTTGGAACTTGATGATATCGCTAAATTGATTGAGAGGGATTTAAAATGA
- a CDS encoding Na/Pi cotransporter family protein: MNSLFLATQNPSFSDLGINVILGGFGLFILGIKFLGEGLKEAAGPKIRDYIEKYTSNTVMAILVGVAITAIMQSSTAATVISISLVRAGLMRLDQAIGISIGANVGTTVTALMIGLNVDELGFYFLFVGAMIIAFSKRKKYKNIGQILFGFGITFVGLKLMSDKLILIQEYPFFEAFMLKMSQSPWLALFAGTIATAVINSSMAVIALVQKIYANGGMSMVAASAFVFGSNIGTTLTAVLASIGGSVSTRRAGWFHVIFNFTGAIIVMILIEPYSAFIVSVNELIGGSPAFAVGLNHFFFNLIFAIVIIPFVPAFIRLMEFLIPGEDKIKEREKIKPLDYGLIGTFPEGALQLARKTIVKMADLVLESVETSNQFLHSRDMEDYDVVMQLEEMVNSLDTDLTKYLLEIAKQTDVSGHITEEYTKNLEIIKNYERMSDLSTNLVEFYKMSFENRESFSEDALRDLDTMYQLLMDMLKRSTKIFEREDLSGFDSLCRDEEYMDLIEEKYREKHFQRMAEGICDAKVTSSIYIDILGILERIGDHGVNIARNMFSAVKLHTSDEH; this comes from the coding sequence ATGAATAGTTTATTCTTGGCAACTCAAAATCCGTCATTTTCGGATTTGGGTATTAATGTCATTCTAGGTGGATTCGGCCTTTTTATTCTTGGGATTAAGTTCCTTGGAGAAGGATTAAAAGAAGCCGCAGGGCCTAAAATACGAGATTATATTGAAAAATACACGAGTAATACCGTTATGGCAATTTTGGTTGGGGTTGCGATTACCGCAATCATGCAATCCAGTACTGCTGCGACAGTTATCTCAATTAGTTTAGTACGTGCAGGATTGATGCGTTTGGATCAAGCAATTGGTATTTCAATTGGTGCAAACGTTGGAACAACAGTCACGGCATTAATGATTGGTTTAAATGTTGATGAATTAGGTTTTTACTTTTTATTTGTAGGTGCAATGATCATAGCATTTTCAAAACGGAAAAAGTATAAAAATATTGGACAAATTTTATTTGGTTTTGGAATTACGTTTGTGGGTCTAAAGCTTATGAGTGATAAGCTTATTTTGATTCAAGAATACCCATTCTTTGAAGCGTTTATGCTTAAAATGTCTCAAAGTCCTTGGCTTGCTCTTTTTGCAGGTACGATTGCTACGGCTGTTATTAACTCTTCAATGGCTGTCATAGCGCTTGTACAAAAAATTTATGCAAATGGTGGTATGTCGATGGTGGCTGCTTCAGCCTTTGTATTCGGATCAAATATCGGGACGACACTTACAGCAGTACTTGCATCCATTGGTGGTTCTGTATCAACACGACGTGCTGGATGGTTTCATGTAATTTTTAACTTTACAGGTGCAATTATTGTTATGATATTAATTGAGCCATACTCTGCATTTATTGTAAGTGTTAATGAATTAATTGGCGGTTCACCGGCATTTGCGGTAGGACTGAACCATTTCTTCTTTAATCTTATTTTTGCGATTGTGATTATACCTTTTGTACCTGCATTTATACGACTCATGGAGTTTTTAATCCCAGGAGAAGATAAAATCAAAGAACGTGAGAAAATTAAACCCCTTGATTACGGTTTAATTGGAACATTCCCAGAAGGTGCGCTTCAATTAGCACGTAAAACAATCGTTAAAATGGCCGATTTGGTTTTAGAATCCGTGGAAACATCAAATCAATTCCTACATTCACGTGATATGGAAGATTATGATGTGGTGATGCAACTTGAGGAAATGGTTAACAGTCTGGATACAGATCTTACAAAGTATTTACTTGAGATTGCGAAACAGACAGATGTTTCAGGTCATATTACAGAAGAATATACGAAAAACTTAGAAATTATAAAAAATTACGAGCGCATGAGTGATCTCTCAACCAATTTAGTAGAGTTCTACAAAATGAGTTTTGAGAATCGTGAGTCATTTTCCGAAGATGCACTTCGTGATTTGGATACCATGTATCAACTCCTAATGGATATGTTGAAGCGTTCTACGAAAATATTTGAGCGTGAAGATTTATCGGGATTTGATTCATTATGCCGTGATGAGGAGTATATGGATCTTATCGAGGAAAAGTATCGTGAAAAACACTTCCAACGTATGGCGGAGGGAATTTGTGATGCGAAGGTTACAAGTTCCATTTACATTGATATTTTAGGTATTCTTGAACGTATTGGAGATCATGGCGTTAACATTGCACGTAATATGTTTTCAGCTGTGAAGTTGCATACTTCAGACGAACACTAA
- a CDS encoding ATP-binding cassette domain-containing protein, with protein sequence MFNFSLNIKTEAGRELIAPFSMSLNQNDRVALIGEEGNGKSLTIKALAQDASLKNLYVTKTISSHSVVFGYLNQEMTQDELELDALPYIINEQWDLYGSVSRLLKELLPHFELEDLNRPMRTYSGGERVRLQLLKLMVHPCDCYLLDEPSNDLDLDTLIWLEAWMLSQTIPIIFVSHDIMLLQTCANRIVHLEQTHRKTRSRVTVYEGTYQAYSEDFLSHIQKHNHDLKMRQKEKQKQEERWLKLYQKVEHRQRTQTRQDPAKGRLLKKKMHNIKSMERRFERDVLPEKRDFEGAIKLSFDDQEKVHHKKILDFHEVELKCGETVLAHNLQLTVYSRDRIAIVGRNGIGKTTLLHEIVKSFDTHEVGVMHQSYELNLDYNLTPIENCVVEGSRDERGSITNHLGSLKFTEIEMNTPMHLLSGGQKAKVSLLKLVLKNPKVIILDEPTRNLSPLSVGVIYNLLNEYQGAIISVTHDRTLIQEVFEDIYYFDASGLSIIS encoded by the coding sequence ATGTTTAATTTTAGTCTTAATATTAAGACAGAAGCAGGGCGCGAGCTTATCGCGCCTTTTTCTATGTCTTTAAATCAAAATGATCGTGTTGCATTAATTGGAGAAGAGGGAAATGGTAAGAGTTTAACAATTAAAGCCCTCGCTCAAGATGCATCACTTAAAAATCTCTATGTAACGAAAACAATAAGCAGTCATTCTGTTGTATTTGGATATCTAAATCAAGAAATGACTCAGGATGAGCTTGAATTGGATGCATTGCCTTACATCATTAACGAGCAATGGGACCTTTATGGTAGTGTCTCACGACTTTTAAAGGAATTATTGCCCCATTTTGAACTTGAAGATTTAAATCGTCCAATGCGGACATATAGTGGTGGTGAACGTGTACGTCTGCAGTTATTGAAGTTGATGGTTCATCCGTGTGATTGTTATCTTCTTGATGAACCCAGCAATGACTTAGACTTGGATACACTGATCTGGCTTGAAGCTTGGATGCTGTCGCAAACCATTCCAATCATCTTTGTATCGCATGATATTATGCTTTTACAAACATGTGCGAATCGTATTGTTCATCTTGAACAAACCCATCGTAAAACACGTTCTCGTGTGACTGTGTATGAGGGAACATACCAAGCGTATTCTGAAGATTTTCTAAGTCATATTCAAAAACACAACCACGATCTAAAGATGCGACAAAAGGAAAAACAAAAACAAGAAGAGCGTTGGCTTAAGTTATATCAAAAAGTAGAACATCGTCAGCGCACGCAAACGCGACAAGATCCTGCGAAGGGACGCCTGTTGAAGAAAAAAATGCATAATATTAAATCAATGGAACGACGATTTGAACGGGATGTTTTACCTGAAAAACGAGATTTCGAAGGGGCGATTAAGCTTTCCTTTGATGATCAAGAAAAAGTTCATCATAAAAAAATTTTGGATTTCCATGAGGTTGAATTGAAGTGCGGGGAAACAGTGTTAGCGCATAATCTACAACTCACGGTTTACAGTCGTGATCGGATTGCGATTGTCGGACGTAATGGCATCGGAAAAACAACCTTGCTGCATGAAATTGTGAAATCCTTTGATACTCATGAAGTTGGTGTCATGCATCAATCCTATGAACTTAATCTTGACTATAATCTTACGCCGATTGAAAATTGTGTTGTAGAAGGGTCTCGAGATGAACGTGGTAGCATTACAAACCACCTCGGTAGTTTAAAGTTCACAGAGATTGAAATGAATACACCAATGCATCTGTTGTCTGGTGGCCAAAAAGCAAAAGTGTCATTATTAAAACTTGTTCTTAAAAATCCTAAAGTCATCATTCTTGATGAGCCTACTCGTAATTTAAGTCCTTTGAGTGTAGGGGTTATTTATAACTTACTCAACGAGTATCAAGGCGCGATCATTTCCGTAACACATGACCGAACGCTTATCCAAGAAGTTTTTGAGGATATTTACTATTTTGATGCTTCGGGACTCTCAATTATTTCATAA
- a CDS encoding PTS lactose/cellobiose transporter subunit IIA encodes MEGLELLSFQMISFNGSARSCFVEAIQAAKEGDFERAEQLMAEGEEQFVEGHRVHAQLIQQEAQNGATQVNLLLIHAEDQMMSAEVLKIMATELIDIHKKIQ; translated from the coding sequence ATGGAAGGTTTAGAATTACTTAGTTTTCAAATGATTTCATTTAACGGGTCGGCTCGTTCATGTTTTGTGGAAGCAATTCAGGCAGCGAAAGAGGGCGACTTCGAACGTGCAGAACAGCTTATGGCTGAAGGTGAAGAACAATTTGTTGAGGGACATCGTGTTCATGCACAATTAATTCAACAAGAAGCTCAAAATGGCGCAACACAAGTGAACTTGTTGTTGATTCATGCGGAAGATCAAATGATGAGCGCAGAAGTATTAAAAATTATGGCTACAGAGCTTATTGACATTCACAAGAAAATTCAATAA
- a CDS encoding Dps family protein — translation MNNLYEEMNVFLADQIVLGMKIHNIHWFLKGEGFFPVHEQMDTYYEEAEERIDEVAERLLTIGSKPVGNLAEVLKMTSIKELDQSWKTAKEGFEHLIVDFEHMNRSALRLVELAEAANDPGTADYFTAVSQDLGKNLWMFNAYIRD, via the coding sequence ATGAATAACTTGTATGAAGAAATGAATGTATTTTTAGCGGATCAAATTGTTTTGGGTATGAAAATTCATAATATCCACTGGTTCTTAAAAGGTGAAGGATTCTTCCCGGTACATGAACAAATGGATACATATTATGAAGAAGCAGAAGAACGTATTGATGAAGTTGCAGAACGCCTTCTAACAATCGGATCAAAACCTGTTGGGAACTTAGCAGAAGTTCTTAAAATGACTTCAATTAAAGAGTTGGATCAATCATGGAAAACAGCAAAAGAAGGATTTGAACACCTTATTGTTGATTTTGAACACATGAATCGTTCCGCATTACGCTTGGTTGAACTTGCTGAAGCAGCAAATGATCCTGGAACAGCAGACTACTTTACTGCAGTATCACAAGATCTTGGCAAGAACTTATGGATGTTCAACGCATACATTCGTGATTAA
- the truA gene encoding tRNA pseudouridine(38-40) synthase TruA, translating to MMRFKATVQYDGSMFKGWQKQPFGRCVQTEIESVLTRINKEPIHISGSGRTDAGVHALGQVFHFDNVVDMDEKQLFRALNTLLPNDIVITDIHPVEPNFHARFDVVSKTYEYRLNMGAYNLFERNYVYQYNKALDLQAIRDAMESFVGTHDFTSFNATGLDEIENQVRTITNFDLIVSDDHLNFVIIGDGFLRYMVRMIVATCVACGSGKCDAHEIAQMLKAADKNSISYNIDACGLYLKKVNYK from the coding sequence ATGATGCGATTTAAAGCAACGGTTCAATATGATGGATCTATGTTCAAAGGCTGGCAAAAACAACCTTTTGGTCGTTGTGTTCAAACAGAGATTGAATCGGTACTAACAAGAATTAATAAAGAACCCATTCATATTAGTGGTTCAGGGCGTACAGATGCAGGGGTTCATGCTCTAGGGCAGGTATTTCATTTTGATAATGTTGTGGATATGGATGAAAAGCAATTATTTCGTGCACTTAATACACTTTTACCCAATGATATAGTGATAACAGACATCCATCCGGTTGAACCAAATTTTCATGCGCGCTTTGATGTCGTATCAAAAACCTATGAATATCGACTTAATATGGGAGCCTACAATCTTTTTGAACGGAATTATGTCTATCAATACAATAAGGCCTTAGACCTTCAAGCAATTCGCGATGCGATGGAATCTTTTGTTGGTACTCATGATTTCACGTCTTTCAATGCAACCGGTCTTGATGAAATTGAAAATCAGGTCCGAACGATTACCAATTTCGATTTAATCGTATCGGATGATCACCTTAATTTTGTGATAATAGGTGATGGATTTCTGCGTTATATGGTTCGCATGATTGTTGCGACATGTGTTGCATGTGGAAGTGGTAAATGTGACGCTCATGAGATCGCCCAGATGCTTAAAGCGGCTGATAAAAACAGTATTTCCTACAATATTGATGCGTGTGGTTTATACTTAAAGAAAGTTAACTATAAATAA
- the rplM gene encoding 50S ribosomal protein L13, whose translation MRQTTMTKPAEVVRQWYIVDGTNMTLGRLASEVAHVLRGKHKPSYTPNVDGGDYVIVINADKIKVSGDQEYKKMYYNHSHYPGGMRERSTRTMRETYTIEWVERAIHGMLPHTRLGDKQRTHLFVYKGENHPHTAQQPVEMVIKG comes from the coding sequence ATGCGTCAAACAACTATGACGAAACCAGCAGAGGTTGTACGCCAATGGTACATCGTCGACGGAACAAACATGACATTAGGTCGTCTTGCGAGTGAAGTTGCACATGTATTACGTGGTAAACACAAACCTTCATACACACCTAACGTTGATGGTGGAGATTACGTTATCGTAATCAACGCTGACAAAATTAAAGTCAGTGGAGATCAAGAATATAAGAAAATGTACTACAATCACTCACACTACCCAGGTGGTATGAGAGAACGTTCAACACGTACAATGCGCGAAACATATACAATCGAATGGGTTGAAAGAGCTATTCATGGTATGTTACCACATACACGTTTAGGCGATAAACAACGTACACACTTATTTGTATACAAGGGCGAAAACCACCCACACACAGCACAACAACCTGTGGAAATGGTTATTAAGGGATAG
- a CDS encoding PPC domain-containing DNA-binding protein: protein MKEHVIRLMPGDDLLQGIDAYCKKFQITSGYIGTCVGSLSSVVFRKGHNKKEIQLQGPYEIVSCVGTVSQGGHHIHASISDLEFKVLGGHVALGCTVKSTAEIVIIELEHHQLTRTKGELSGFKELEIEVTGNVCKES from the coding sequence ATGAAAGAACATGTAATTCGGTTAATGCCTGGTGATGATTTATTGCAAGGAATTGATGCTTACTGTAAGAAATTTCAAATTACATCAGGATATATAGGGACATGCGTTGGAAGTTTATCCAGTGTTGTCTTTCGTAAAGGTCATAATAAAAAAGAAATTCAATTACAGGGACCCTATGAAATTGTTTCGTGCGTTGGAACGGTTTCTCAAGGGGGTCACCATATTCATGCGTCCATCAGTGACTTGGAATTTAAAGTTCTCGGTGGTCATGTTGCTTTGGGGTGTACCGTAAAGTCAACTGCGGAAATTGTGATCATTGAACTTGAACATCATCAATTAACACGAACCAAAGGTGAGTTATCTGGGTTTAAGGAACTTGAAATTGAAGTTACAGGTAATGTATGTAAAGAGAGTTAA
- a CDS encoding energy-coupling factor transporter transmembrane component T family protein, which produces MNDIALGRYVPLDSKIHKLDPRIKIIAMLVLMVSIFMVKNVWANVFLFFFFVCAILASKLTFKFILKSIKPMLFMLVFLFVMNMFLIREGTLLVQFAFFKIYSGALYQTAFIVTRLVLMIMVTTLLTATTAPLDLTLGIEDLLNPLKKIGVPSHEIAMMISIALRFIPTLIEDTQRIMDAQASRGVDLKEGSFKEKINGAISMLIPLFVSIYHRAEDLADAMEARGYYPGKTRTRYKQLKIRFSDWFMLFLCVAVLIVVIGLGRL; this is translated from the coding sequence ATGAACGATATTGCATTAGGTCGTTATGTCCCACTTGACTCAAAAATACATAAATTAGATCCGCGCATTAAGATTATTGCGATGCTTGTCCTTATGGTGTCTATTTTTATGGTGAAAAATGTTTGGGCAAACGTGTTCCTTTTCTTTTTTTTCGTATGCGCAATCCTTGCTTCAAAATTAACCTTTAAGTTTATCCTTAAATCCATAAAGCCCATGTTATTTATGCTGGTCTTCCTATTTGTCATGAATATGTTTTTAATTCGTGAGGGGACTTTATTAGTTCAATTTGCTTTCTTTAAAATATACAGCGGTGCCCTCTACCAAACTGCATTTATTGTAACGCGATTAGTTCTAATGATTATGGTTACAACGCTGCTTACAGCTACAACCGCACCGCTGGATCTAACGCTTGGTATCGAGGACTTATTAAATCCACTGAAAAAAATTGGTGTCCCTTCTCATGAAATTGCAATGATGATTTCAATTGCACTTCGTTTTATTCCAACGCTTATAGAAGACACACAACGAATTATGGATGCGCAAGCAAGCCGCGGTGTCGATTTAAAAGAAGGATCATTTAAAGAAAAAATTAATGGTGCCATATCGATGTTAATTCCTTTATTTGTTTCAATTTACCATCGTGCTGAAGATTTAGCCGATGCCATGGAAGCGCGTGGTTATTATCCCGGTAAAACAAGAACACGTTATAAACAACTGAAAATTAGATTTTCGGATTGGTTTATGTTGTTTCTTTGTGTTGCAGTCTTGATTGTAGTGATTGGATTGGGTCGTTTATGA
- the rpsI gene encoding 30S ribosomal protein S9 — protein MTTKNKNAVQYLGTGRRKTSVARVYLTPGTGVITINHKPIEEHLPSELLRMTVRSPFEVTSTQDTFDVNVNVKGGGLTGQAGAIRHGITRALMEASVDYRPLLKAAGFVTRDPRAKERKKPGLRGARRAPQFSKR, from the coding sequence ATGACAACAAAAAACAAAAACGCTGTACAATACCTAGGTACAGGACGTCGTAAGACATCTGTTGCTCGTGTTTATTTAACTCCTGGAACAGGTGTGATTACAATTAATCACAAACCAATTGAAGAGCATTTGCCTTCAGAACTATTACGTATGACAGTTCGTTCACCATTTGAAGTTACTTCAACTCAAGATACATTTGACGTAAATGTTAATGTTAAGGGTGGCGGTTTAACAGGTCAAGCCGGAGCAATCCGTCATGGTATTACTCGTGCTTTAATGGAAGCATCAGTAGATTACCGTCCATTGTTAAAAGCAGCTGGATTCGTTACACGTGATCCACGTGCTAAAGAACGTAAAAAACCAGGGTTACGCGGCGCTCGTCGTGCACCTCAATTCTCAAAACGTTAA
- a CDS encoding GNAT family N-acetyltransferase — MIRTIDIHRDDVMRLVDVWEQSVRDTHDFVTEEMIDAMRPEVHTAFASMDAVVVYEDYDTITGFMGVLDHKVEMLFLDASARGKGVGSRLIKYAIAEYAVDRVDVNEQNYQARGFYEHLGFEVFERSEFDEAGRPFPILHMKRR; from the coding sequence ATGATTCGAACGATTGATATACATAGAGATGATGTGATGCGTCTTGTGGACGTATGGGAACAGTCTGTGCGTGATACGCATGATTTTGTTACGGAAGAAATGATTGATGCGATGCGACCAGAAGTTCATACGGCATTTGCTTCAATGGATGCGGTTGTTGTATATGAAGATTATGATACGATTACTGGCTTTATGGGTGTTTTAGATCATAAAGTTGAAATGCTTTTTCTGGATGCCTCAGCACGCGGGAAAGGAGTCGGTTCACGTCTAATTAAGTATGCAATAGCAGAATACGCAGTTGATCGAGTGGATGTGAATGAACAAAATTATCAAGCACGAGGATTTTATGAGCATTTAGGGTTTGAGGTATTTGAACGCTCGGAGTTTGATGAAGCAGGACGTCCATTTCCAATCTTGCATATGAAGCGTCGTTAA
- a CDS encoding Na/Pi cotransporter family protein, translated as MQLLAAQSQSIMDLGIHVILGGFGLFMLGINLLGDGFKKVAGNRMRDYIDKYTSNLFSAILVGALITGIMQSSSAATVISISLVRAGLMRLDQAIGISLGANIGTTVTAIIVGLNIDEMGYFFLFIGAMMVLFASRRDIKNYGQVVLAFGLTFVGLQIMSEKLMLIQQMPFFEALMVQLSDHPWFAMLGGTVLTGIINSSSATIAVVQKIYGNGGMSMVAATAFVFGSNIGTTVTALFASMGGSIATRRAGLFHTMFNVIGAVLMMLFVTPYSQFILKINAFMGGTDAMAVGIAHFVFNLFFAILVIPFVPAFIRLLKILIPGEDKIRSREKLKPLDREIIHTYPEGALQLAKARTTKMGDLVLEAVDASHAYLHSKDDEDYEIVMQLEGMVNQLDTELTEYLLEIMKHSNSDSHIADTYTKYLEVIKNYERMSDLSTNLVEFYRMVFENRENFSEDALHDLDTMYKLLMDMMRRSLKIFDTEDLTRFEALIRDEEYLDLIEDKYREKHFQRMAEGICDEKVASSIFIDVLGILERIGDHGVNVSRYVHSAVGVHENREEVILKSNN; from the coding sequence ATGCAATTATTGGCTGCACAATCACAGTCTATTATGGATTTAGGAATTCACGTTATTTTAGGTGGATTCGGCTTGTTTATGTTGGGAATTAATTTATTAGGGGATGGCTTTAAAAAAGTTGCGGGAAATCGCATGCGCGATTATATTGATAAATATACGAGCAACCTTTTTTCTGCGATTTTAGTAGGGGCTTTGATTACAGGGATTATGCAATCAAGCTCTGCTGCAACGGTTATATCGATTTCGCTTGTTCGTGCGGGATTAATGCGTTTAGATCAAGCAATCGGGATTTCGTTGGGTGCAAATATTGGGACAACAGTTACAGCGATTATTGTGGGTTTGAATATTGATGAAATGGGTTATTTTTTCTTGTTTATCGGTGCGATGATGGTCTTATTTGCATCACGTCGTGATATCAAGAACTACGGTCAAGTTGTTCTTGCATTTGGTTTAACGTTTGTTGGGTTACAGATTATGAGTGAAAAACTTATGTTGATACAACAGATGCCATTTTTTGAAGCATTAATGGTTCAGTTATCCGATCATCCATGGTTTGCGATGTTGGGTGGTACGGTGCTTACAGGAATCATTAACTCATCTTCCGCAACAATTGCGGTAGTTCAAAAGATATATGGTAATGGTGGTATGTCAATGGTGGCTGCGACAGCATTTGTGTTTGGTTCCAATATTGGTACAACGGTAACGGCACTATTTGCGTCAATGGGTGGTTCCATTGCAACACGTCGTGCAGGTTTGTTCCATACAATGTTTAATGTCATTGGTGCAGTCTTGATGATGCTGTTTGTAACACCTTATTCGCAGTTTATCTTAAAAATTAATGCATTCATGGGTGGTACGGATGCGATGGCAGTAGGAATTGCGCATTTCGTTTTTAATCTCTTCTTTGCGATTCTTGTAATTCCGTTTGTTCCTGCCTTTATTCGTCTTCTTAAGATCTTAATACCTGGGGAAGACAAAATTAGAAGCAGAGAAAAACTGAAACCTCTTGATCGTGAAATTATTCATACTTATCCAGAAGGTGCCCTTCAATTAGCGAAGGCACGTACAACCAAGATGGGAGATTTAGTGCTCGAAGCGGTTGATGCATCGCATGCCTACCTTCATTCAAAAGATGATGAAGATTATGAAATTGTAATGCAACTTGAGGGTATGGTAAATCAGTTGGATACGGAGTTAACGGAATACTTGTTGGAAATTATGAAACATAGTAATTCAGATTCACATATTGCGGATACGTATACAAAATATTTAGAAGTCATTAAAAATTACGAACGCATGAGTGATTTATCAACAAATCTCGTTGAATTCTATCGCATGGTTTTTGAAAACCGTGAGAATTTCTCGGAAGATGCATTACATGATTTGGATACGATGTATAAACTCTTGATGGATATGATGCGTCGTTCTCTTAAAATCTTTGATACTGAGGATTTAACACGTTTTGAGGCTTTAATTCGTGATGAGGAGTATTTAGACTTGATTGAGGATAAATACCGTGAGAAACACTTCCAACGTATGGCGGAAGGCATTTGTGATGAAAAGGTTGCAAGTTCCATCTTCATTGATGTTCTCGGTATCTTAGAACGTATTGGGGATCATGGTGTTAATGTTTCACGTTATGTGCATTCCGCAGTTGGTGTTCATGAAAATCGAGAAGAAGTAATTCTAAAATCAAATAACTAA
- a CDS encoding nucleoside 2-deoxyribosyltransferase produces MKKIYFASPLFTHMEFRYNAEVVSQIRSAYPNLEVYLPQEQIEINDKNSYANSMMIAKADTDALLKSDLVIAVLDGQTIDAGVASEVGVAYQANIPIIGLYTDSRQQGANNVEKINALRDVAESQFSYVNLYTVGLIKLKGTVVTDEQSLIELIGEILGL; encoded by the coding sequence ATGAAGAAAATTTATTTTGCAAGTCCGTTGTTTACACATATGGAGTTTCGTTATAATGCGGAAGTTGTTTCGCAAATTCGATCTGCTTATCCAAACTTGGAAGTATACCTTCCACAGGAACAGATAGAAATTAACGATAAAAACAGTTATGCGAATTCAATGATGATTGCGAAAGCAGATACTGATGCGCTTTTGAAGTCAGATCTTGTTATTGCGGTTTTGGATGGACAAACCATTGATGCAGGTGTTGCATCCGAGGTTGGTGTTGCATATCAAGCAAACATTCCAATAATCGGTCTCTATACCGACAGTCGCCAGCAAGGCGCAAATAATGTTGAGAAAATCAATGCTTTGCGTGATGTTGCGGAATCACAATTTTCTTATGTAAATCTATACACTGTAGGTCTTATTAAACTTAAGGGTACTGTTGTTACGGATGAACAATCTTTAATTGAACTTATCGGTGAAATACTTGGTCTATGA